A single region of the Halorussus gelatinilyticus genome encodes:
- a CDS encoding ATPase domain-containing protein, with the protein MDTTDDAELCDFCRLPCPTDPVSTECDSTVYEFCTEACRDAMAESDRVFTEYHGFRRIRTDVSGLDKFLPQGFPRNSFVLMANDEGARDDALRAELVWRALERDEPAAIVTFTEPPISVVESFLSLDWNVLPYLESGQLHIVDCFTYRMDDRDRERMFERMDEWNRHIYDITKSVTQTVRDPTDVSELHNKIDNCLEGLSMSDCGVVAIDSLTEFGTLVQPVQAYNFVKDLRADICKGRFVPIFAGATFTVEEGEFPHDLGYAVDGIVDMQVNANIVEDTLIKRIRIRKMNGVLAIPEWVAYEFTAGKGLVTFDPLAEMRETYEGGERDDGDPRGEDDASGADDPRARDPGSGKMGLGERAETNQ; encoded by the coding sequence ATGGATACCACGGACGACGCCGAACTCTGCGACTTCTGTCGGCTCCCGTGCCCGACCGACCCGGTTTCGACGGAGTGCGACTCGACCGTCTACGAGTTCTGCACCGAGGCGTGCCGGGACGCGATGGCCGAGAGCGACCGCGTGTTCACGGAGTACCACGGTTTCCGGCGAATCCGGACCGACGTGTCGGGCCTGGACAAGTTCCTCCCGCAGGGGTTCCCCCGGAACTCGTTCGTCCTGATGGCCAACGACGAGGGCGCGCGCGACGACGCGCTCCGGGCCGAACTCGTCTGGCGGGCCTTGGAGCGCGACGAACCCGCCGCCATCGTCACGTTCACCGAACCGCCCATCTCCGTGGTCGAGAGCTTCCTCTCGCTCGACTGGAACGTCCTGCCGTACCTCGAATCGGGCCAACTCCACATCGTGGACTGTTTCACCTATCGGATGGACGACCGGGACCGCGAGCGCATGTTCGAGCGCATGGACGAGTGGAACCGCCACATCTACGACATCACCAAGTCGGTGACCCAGACCGTCCGCGACCCGACCGACGTGAGCGAACTCCACAACAAGATAGACAACTGCCTCGAAGGCCTGTCGATGAGCGACTGCGGCGTCGTCGCTATCGACTCGCTGACCGAATTCGGCACGCTCGTCCAACCCGTGCAGGCGTACAACTTCGTCAAGGACCTCCGGGCCGACATCTGCAAGGGCCGGTTCGTTCCCATCTTCGCGGGCGCGACGTTCACCGTCGAGGAGGGCGAGTTCCCCCACGACCTCGGCTACGCCGTTGACGGCATCGTGGACATGCAGGTCAACGCCAACATCGTCGAGGACACGCTCATCAAGCGCATCCGCATCCGGAAGATGAACGGCGTGCTGGCGATTCCCGAGTGGGTCGCCTACGAGTTCACCGCCGGGAAGGGACTGGTCACGTTCGACCCGCTGGCCGAGATGCGCGAGACCTACGAGGGCGGCGAGCGCGACGACGGCGACCCGCGAGGAGAAGACGACGCGTCGGGAGCGGACGACCCGCGAGCGAGAGACCCCGGAAGCGGGAAGATGGGACTGGGCGAACGCGCCGAGACCAACCAGTGA
- a CDS encoding non-histone chromosomal MC1 family protein, with translation MVREDGKRNFALRETGGDESSVFSGNTPRQAALKAARRLDPASSEDAADRTEIRLREKGTDKVHIYEGWAWHESAPDDKPDWMPNEITEANVSKQGIEHLDE, from the coding sequence ATGGTACGTGAAGACGGTAAACGGAATTTCGCGCTTCGAGAAACCGGCGGTGACGAGAGTAGTGTCTTCTCAGGAAACACTCCGCGACAGGCGGCCCTGAAGGCCGCCCGTCGTCTCGACCCAGCGTCGTCCGAAGACGCGGCCGACCGGACAGAGATTCGACTCCGAGAGAAAGGCACCGACAAAGTCCACATCTACGAAGGATGGGCGTGGCACGAGTCGGCCCCCGACGACAAACCCGACTGGATGCCGAACGAGATCACCGAGGCCAACGTCTCGAAACAGGGTATCGAGCACCTCGATGAGTAG
- a CDS encoding aspartate kinase yields MRVVAKFGGTSLGSGDRINRAADSVADAVAQGHEIAVVASAMGNTTDELLDEIEFETDEADRAEIVSMGERTSVRMLKAALAARGVEAVFVEPGSERWPVFTDGNGELDAEKTKEAAGKLAAELDDVVPVVTGFLAEGPDGGVTTLGRGGSDTTAVMLGNYMSADEVVIVTDVEGVMTGDPHVVEGARNVGEISVDELRNLSFRGAEVVAPSALSYKDEGLNVRVVHYQHGDLLAGGTDIIGEFESLIDMREEPLACLTVAGRAIRNRPGILQDLSTALGDSDINVDAVASGMDSVTFYVDETVAERAENILHREVIDEESLSSVTVDDDVAVVRVMGGELPNQPGVIRNLVNPVADAHINIHDLITSATSVAVFVDWSDREETLDIIQDEFSN; encoded by the coding sequence ATGCGAGTAGTGGCCAAGTTCGGCGGCACGAGCCTCGGCAGCGGCGACCGAATCAACCGCGCGGCCGACTCGGTCGCCGACGCCGTGGCGCAGGGCCACGAAATCGCGGTGGTCGCCAGCGCGATGGGCAACACCACCGACGAACTGCTGGACGAAATCGAGTTCGAGACCGACGAGGCCGACCGCGCCGAGATCGTCAGCATGGGCGAGCGGACCAGCGTCCGGATGCTGAAGGCCGCGCTCGCGGCCCGCGGCGTCGAGGCCGTCTTCGTGGAACCCGGCAGCGAGCGCTGGCCCGTCTTCACCGACGGGAACGGCGAACTCGACGCCGAGAAGACGAAGGAAGCCGCCGGCAAACTCGCCGCGGAACTGGACGACGTGGTGCCGGTCGTCACGGGCTTCCTCGCCGAGGGCCCGGACGGCGGCGTCACCACGCTCGGACGCGGCGGGTCCGACACGACCGCCGTGATGCTCGGCAACTACATGAGCGCCGACGAGGTGGTCATCGTGACCGACGTCGAGGGCGTCATGACCGGCGACCCTCACGTCGTGGAGGGCGCGCGGAACGTCGGCGAAATCTCGGTGGACGAACTCCGGAACCTCTCGTTCCGCGGGGCCGAGGTCGTCGCGCCCAGCGCGCTCTCGTACAAAGACGAGGGGCTGAACGTCCGCGTCGTCCACTACCAGCACGGCGACCTGCTGGCCGGCGGCACCGACATCATCGGCGAGTTCGAGAGCCTCATCGACATGCGCGAGGAACCGCTGGCCTGCCTGACGGTCGCGGGCCGAGCCATCCGGAACCGGCCGGGCATCCTCCAGGACCTCTCGACCGCCCTCGGCGACAGCGACATCAACGTGGACGCGGTGGCCAGCGGGATGGACTCGGTGACGTTCTACGTGGACGAGACGGTCGCCGAGCGCGCCGAGAACATCCTCCACCGCGAGGTCATCGACGAGGAGTCGCTGTCGAGCGTCACGGTGGACGACGACGTGGCCGTCGTCCGGGTGATGGGCGGCGAACTCCCGAATCAACCCGGCGTCATCCGGAACCTCGTCAACCCCGTCGCGGACGCCCACATCAACATCCACGACCTGATCACGAGCGCGACCAGCGTCGCCGTCTTCGTGGACTGGTCGGACCGCGAGGAGACGCTGGACATCATCCAGGACGAGTTCAGTAACTGA
- the pheS gene encoding phenylalanine--tRNA ligase subunit alpha yields the protein MKLPESQVAVLRAASANDARSIDRLADETGLKPETVTGAVFELEDEGLVTVEESTDETVTLTDEAREYLADGLPEVRLYEAALDAGADDDPAQMGRVIGQSGLEGPQVDIALSNYARKGYGTIESGEITADPDADPESDAEASALAALDAGDSVAGADVLDQLQSRGLAELSESTVRSVTLTDEGVTAMMEGVETAETVGQLTPEMLTSGEWRDVEFAEYNVEADAERIDGGKTHILRQTANRVKDTLVGMGFEEMEGPHADAEFWINDCLFMPQDHPARTHWDQFALENPREIGKLPDDLVARVEDAHRNGVGEDGDGYHSPWTEEVARGIDLRGHTTSLSMRYLSGHEVGELEPPQRFFSVEKVYRNDTLDPTHLLEFYQIEGWVMAEDLSVRDLMGTFEEFYAQFGITDIEFKPHYNPYTEPSFELFGTHPTTGEMVEIGNSGMFREEVLEPLGVECDVMAWGLALERLLMLMYGFEDIRDVHGTLCDLDLLRETEVLH from the coding sequence ATGAAACTACCCGAATCACAGGTCGCGGTGTTACGAGCCGCGAGCGCGAACGACGCACGGAGTATCGACCGACTGGCCGACGAGACCGGACTCAAACCCGAGACCGTGACCGGCGCGGTCTTCGAGTTGGAGGACGAGGGTCTCGTGACCGTCGAGGAATCGACCGACGAGACCGTGACGCTCACCGACGAAGCCCGCGAGTACCTCGCGGACGGCCTCCCCGAGGTCCGACTCTACGAGGCCGCGCTGGACGCCGGGGCCGACGACGACCCCGCCCAGATGGGTCGAGTCATCGGCCAGTCCGGATTAGAGGGTCCGCAGGTGGACATCGCGCTGTCGAACTACGCCCGGAAGGGGTACGGCACCATCGAGAGCGGCGAGATTACCGCCGACCCCGACGCCGACCCCGAAAGCGACGCCGAGGCCAGCGCCCTCGCCGCGCTCGACGCCGGCGACTCGGTGGCCGGCGCAGACGTGCTGGACCAGTTACAGAGCCGCGGTCTCGCGGAACTCTCCGAGTCCACGGTGCGCTCGGTGACGCTGACCGACGAGGGCGTGACCGCGATGATGGAGGGCGTCGAGACGGCCGAGACGGTCGGCCAGTTGACCCCCGAGATGCTGACCTCCGGCGAGTGGCGCGACGTGGAGTTCGCCGAGTACAACGTCGAGGCCGACGCCGAGCGCATCGACGGCGGGAAGACCCACATCCTGCGCCAGACCGCCAACCGCGTGAAGGACACGCTGGTCGGAATGGGCTTCGAGGAGATGGAAGGCCCGCACGCCGACGCGGAGTTCTGGATCAACGACTGCCTGTTCATGCCCCAGGACCACCCCGCGCGCACTCACTGGGACCAGTTCGCGCTGGAGAACCCCCGCGAAATCGGCAAGTTGCCCGACGACTTGGTTGCGCGCGTCGAGGACGCCCACCGGAACGGCGTCGGCGAGGACGGCGACGGCTACCACTCGCCGTGGACCGAGGAGGTCGCGCGGGGCATCGACCTGCGCGGGCACACGACGTCGCTGTCGATGCGATACCTCTCGGGCCACGAAGTCGGCGAGCTGGAGCCGCCACAGCGGTTCTTCAGCGTCGAGAAGGTGTACCGGAACGACACGCTCGACCCGACCCACCTGCTGGAGTTCTACCAGATAGAGGGCTGGGTGATGGCCGAGGACCTGTCGGTCCGGGACCTGATGGGGACCTTCGAGGAGTTCTACGCGCAGTTCGGCATCACGGACATCGAGTTCAAGCCCCACTACAATCCCTACACCGAGCCGAGCTTCGAGCTGTTCGGGACCCATCCCACGACAGGCGAGATGGTCGAAATCGGGAACTCGGGCATGTTCCGCGAGGAGGTGCTGGAGCCGCTCGGCGTCGAGTGCGACGTGATGGCGTGGGGCCTCGCGCTGGAACGCCTGCTGATGCTGATGTACGGTTTCGAGGACATCCGCGACGTCCACGGGACGCTGTGTGACCTCGACCTGCTCCGCGAGACGGAGGTGCTACACTGA
- the pheT gene encoding phenylalanine--tRNA ligase subunit beta: MPVVDVNPDELRDLTGHDEKSDDELIDDMFALGLEFEGRTEEGDLQLEFAPDRLDRLSVEGVARSLRYQYGDDRGVYVPGTNDADWTIEVEESVPDERPYVTGAVIRDVDLDEDALDSLIQLQEKLHATMGRKRAKGAIGIHDLTMLKGQAATAEGQTEAGNSIVYRGIEPDGDRFVPLDSDAEMTPDEVLRSHPTGETYADLVAEYDRYPAIYDDIGLFSFPPVINGRRTEVSTDSRDLFVELTGTDQWTIDHMCNVICYALDARGAKVEEVRVSYPDRELVRPDFEVREKTVTHERIESMLGIDLSAETVVDLLERSGLDAATEEVGDDELAYEVEIPPYRVDVLHPLDVVDDVGRAYGFNDLEPRYPDVGTVGGRHDRSKLEDAAREALVGLGFEDLLNFHMISEEENFDRMQVSPDDDVLGAADPATILEPYSEDYTMLRTWALPSMLMVLENNTHRGYPQDLAEIGLAARVDERENTGVAERRTVAGVLARHDASYEDAKARLQAIARNFDKDLETPATDHPTFIDGRAAAIVLDGETVGVVGEIHPAVLVEHDLELPVAAFELRLDALE, encoded by the coding sequence ATGCCAGTCGTAGACGTGAATCCCGACGAACTCCGGGACTTGACCGGCCACGACGAGAAATCGGACGACGAACTCATCGACGACATGTTCGCCCTCGGACTCGAATTCGAGGGTCGGACCGAGGAGGGCGACCTCCAACTCGAGTTCGCGCCCGACCGACTCGACCGCCTCTCGGTCGAGGGCGTCGCGCGCTCGCTCCGCTACCAGTACGGCGACGACCGGGGGGTCTACGTCCCCGGCACCAACGACGCCGACTGGACCATCGAGGTCGAGGAGTCGGTGCCCGACGAACGGCCCTACGTCACCGGCGCGGTGATTCGGGACGTGGACCTGGACGAGGACGCGCTCGATTCGCTCATCCAGTTGCAGGAGAAACTCCACGCGACGATGGGCCGCAAGCGCGCGAAGGGCGCTATCGGCATCCACGACCTGACGATGCTGAAGGGACAGGCCGCGACCGCGGAGGGCCAGACCGAGGCGGGCAACTCCATCGTCTACCGGGGTATCGAGCCCGACGGCGACCGGTTCGTCCCGCTCGACTCGGACGCCGAGATGACGCCCGACGAAGTGCTGCGCTCGCATCCGACCGGCGAGACGTACGCCGACCTCGTGGCGGAGTACGACCGGTACCCCGCCATCTACGACGACATCGGGCTGTTCTCGTTCCCGCCGGTCATCAACGGCCGCCGGACCGAGGTCTCGACCGACTCGCGGGACCTGTTCGTGGAACTGACGGGCACCGACCAGTGGACCATCGACCACATGTGCAACGTCATCTGCTACGCGCTCGACGCCCGCGGCGCGAAGGTCGAAGAGGTCCGAGTCAGTTACCCGGACCGCGAATTGGTGCGCCCCGACTTCGAGGTCCGCGAGAAGACCGTGACCCACGAGCGCATCGAGAGCATGCTCGGCATCGACCTCAGCGCCGAGACCGTCGTGGACCTGCTGGAGCGGTCGGGCCTCGACGCCGCGACCGAGGAGGTCGGCGACGACGAACTGGCCTACGAGGTCGAGATTCCGCCCTACCGCGTGGACGTGCTTCACCCCCTCGACGTGGTTGACGACGTGGGCCGGGCCTACGGCTTCAACGACCTCGAACCGCGCTACCCCGACGTGGGGACGGTCGGCGGCCGCCACGACCGGTCGAAACTCGAAGACGCCGCCCGCGAGGCGCTGGTCGGACTCGGCTTCGAGGACCTGCTCAACTTCCACATGATCAGCGAGGAGGAGAACTTCGACCGGATGCAGGTGTCGCCGGACGACGACGTGCTGGGTGCGGCCGACCCCGCGACCATCCTCGAACCCTACAGCGAGGACTACACCATGCTCCGGACGTGGGCGCTCCCCTCGATGCTGATGGTACTGGAGAACAACACTCACCGGGGGTATCCGCAGGACCTCGCCGAAATCGGCCTCGCGGCCCGCGTGGACGAGCGCGAGAACACCGGCGTCGCCGAGCGCCGAACGGTCGCCGGAGTCCTCGCGCGCCACGACGCCTCCTACGAGGACGCCAAGGCTCGGCTACAGGCCATCGCCCGCAACTTCGACAAGGACCTCGAAACCCCGGCGACCGACCACCCGACGTTCATCGACGGTCGCGCGGCCGCGATCGTGCTGGACGGGGAGACGGTCGGGGTCGTCGGCGAGATTCACCCCGCGGTGCTGGTCGAACACGACCTCGAACTGCCGGTCGCGGCGTTCGAGCTCCGACTCGACGCGCTAGAATAG
- a CDS encoding quinone-dependent dihydroorotate dehydrogenase, whose translation MNAYQLVKPLLFGLPPETAHGVVHAGMNAVQGTPVIDALRARYAVNDDRLRVEAFDRTFPNPVGVAAGFDKNAEVPATLASLGFGAVEVGGVTADPQSGNARPRMFRLREDEGIVNRMGLNNEGADAVGERLAATDVDVPVGVNLAKTEHVAIDDAPADYRSTYERVAEGGDFFVVNVSCPNSEGFRDLQNRDSMEAILTELLDAGASPLLVKLSPDLPDPAVEDALDLVNELGLDGVIATNTTTDRPDTLRSHNRAEEGGLSGKPIESQATEMVRFVAERVDVPVVGVGGVFTAEDAYGKIRAGARVVQLYTGLVYRGPSIARDINEGLLELLERDGFDSVEDAVGADLE comes from the coding sequence ATGAACGCCTACCAGTTGGTGAAACCGCTTCTGTTCGGTCTCCCCCCGGAGACGGCCCACGGTGTGGTCCACGCGGGGATGAACGCCGTGCAGGGGACGCCTGTCATCGACGCGCTCCGAGCGCGATACGCCGTCAACGATGACCGACTGCGAGTCGAAGCGTTCGACCGGACGTTCCCGAACCCCGTGGGCGTCGCGGCCGGGTTCGACAAGAACGCCGAGGTTCCCGCGACACTGGCGAGCCTCGGATTCGGGGCCGTCGAAGTCGGTGGCGTCACCGCCGACCCCCAGTCGGGCAACGCCCGTCCGCGGATGTTCCGCCTGCGCGAGGACGAAGGTATCGTCAACCGCATGGGGCTGAACAACGAGGGCGCGGACGCGGTCGGTGAACGCCTCGCGGCCACCGACGTGGACGTTCCCGTCGGCGTCAATCTCGCCAAGACCGAACACGTCGCCATCGACGACGCCCCCGCGGACTACCGCTCCACCTACGAGCGCGTCGCGGAGGGCGGCGACTTCTTCGTCGTCAACGTCTCCTGTCCCAACTCCGAGGGGTTCCGCGACCTCCAGAACCGCGACTCGATGGAAGCCATCCTCACCGAACTGCTCGACGCGGGCGCGAGTCCGCTACTCGTCAAACTCTCGCCGGACCTCCCGGACCCCGCAGTCGAGGACGCGCTCGACCTCGTGAACGAACTCGGTCTCGACGGCGTCATCGCCACGAACACGACGACCGACCGACCCGACACGCTCCGGAGTCACAACCGTGCCGAGGAAGGCGGGCTGTCGGGCAAACCCATCGAGTCGCAGGCCACCGAGATGGTTCGGTTCGTCGCCGAGCGCGTGGACGTGCCGGTCGTCGGGGTCGGCGGCGTCTTCACCGCCGAGGACGCCTACGGAAAGATACGCGCGGGCGCACGCGTGGTGCAACTCTACACCGGGCTGGTCTACCGCGGCCCCTCCATCGCCCGCGACATCAACGAGGGCCTGCTCGAACTGCTGGAACGCGACGGCTTCGACTCGGTGGAAGACGCCGTGGGCGCGGACTTGGAGTAA